In the genome of Candidatus Saccharibacteria bacterium, one region contains:
- a CDS encoding S41 family peptidase gives MGRGSRNSITVPSWAKSIFVVVVIFSLGFLVGNGTLQFNLSSVDPISTNQDLPDSLDMNEVQDLYSSLRNNYDGQLELDELMDGLKEGLAGATGDPYTEYLDAEESADFEEGLSGTFTGIGAELSKSEDNYITIVAPISGFPAEAAGLRAQDIVAEIDGENAYDISVSEAVSKIRGPEGTDVTLTIIREQSKQLELTITRDKIVIPSVESEVTDGIGYLKVSRFGNDTERLVQEAAEKFRSVGVEGVILDLRNNPGGLLDASVSLAGLWVENGETVLEEKREDVVVKTFRSEGSALLRDVPTVVLLNEGSASASEIVAGALQDYELATIIGEQTYGKGSVQRLVRLSGGAQLKVTIARWFTPDGRNIDKEGIEPDQTVELTQDDFEADRDPQLDAAKQQLQ, from the coding sequence ATGGGGCGTGGATCGCGCAATTCTATTACAGTGCCGAGCTGGGCAAAATCAATTTTTGTAGTTGTAGTTATTTTTTCTTTGGGGTTTTTGGTTGGAAACGGAACACTGCAATTCAATCTATCATCAGTTGATCCCATAAGTACCAACCAAGATTTACCAGATTCGCTTGACATGAATGAGGTACAAGATTTGTACTCATCACTACGTAATAATTACGACGGACAGCTTGAACTTGATGAACTCATGGACGGACTCAAAGAAGGCTTGGCTGGAGCGACGGGTGATCCTTACACGGAATATTTGGATGCTGAAGAGTCGGCTGATTTTGAAGAAGGGCTTTCCGGGACATTTACCGGTATTGGTGCTGAGCTTAGCAAGAGTGAAGATAACTATATAACTATCGTGGCACCCATTTCGGGTTTTCCTGCAGAAGCAGCCGGCCTTCGCGCTCAAGATATTGTAGCCGAGATAGACGGCGAAAACGCTTACGATATTTCTGTAAGCGAGGCAGTAAGTAAAATCCGTGGGCCAGAAGGTACCGACGTAACGCTAACAATCATCCGTGAGCAATCAAAACAGCTGGAGTTGACAATAACCCGTGACAAAATAGTTATTCCGAGTGTTGAATCCGAAGTAACTGACGGTATAGGCTATTTGAAAGTGAGTCGGTTTGGCAATGATACCGAAAGGTTGGTACAAGAGGCTGCCGAAAAGTTCCGTAGTGTCGGCGTTGAGGGTGTGATACTTGATCTACGCAACAACCCTGGAGGATTACTGGACGCCTCGGTCAGTTTAGCAGGTCTTTGGGTAGAGAACGGCGAGACGGTTCTAGAAGAAAAACGAGAGGATGTCGTAGTCAAGACATTCCGCTCCGAGGGCTCAGCTTTGTTGCGTGACGTGCCAACGGTTGTATTGCTGAACGAGGGTAGTGCGAGTGCGAGCGAAATTGTGGCCGGTGCTTTACAGGACTACGAGTTGGCGACCATTATCGGCGAACAAACCTATGGTAAGGGTAGCGTACAGCGTCTAGTGCGATTAAGCGGAGGTGCTCAACTAAAAGTTACGATCGCACGTTGGTTTACGCCGGATGGCAGAAATATAGATAAGGAGGGCATAGAGCCCGATCAAACGGTTGAATTAACTCAAGACGATTTTGAGGCTGATCGTGATCCACAACTCGACGCCGCTAAGCAGCAGTTACAGTAA
- a CDS encoding response regulator: protein MDEQNQKQQPSDMNQPTESTAPQEPNTAPADTDTTSADNSTTQPSPVAEPPADITGAENQTEANTGEAQAATNQQVEPTPDVNVDTPSANSAPADDVTPDSAAEVEQNNETKPAATPTDTPEPAQPVNQPETNQTAEPQATPPAATENTSQQPAEAAQADTPGNHPKKILLVEDDDALANTYEVRLNAEGFKTQRVPNGEEALSAALDYKPDLILLDVMMPKVSGFDVLDILRNTPETTNVKVIMLTALSQESDKERAKSLGVDDYLVKSQVVIADVVDKIKQHLSS from the coding sequence ATGGATGAACAGAATCAAAAACAACAACCTTCGGACATGAATCAACCTACGGAGTCTACGGCGCCGCAAGAGCCGAACACTGCGCCTGCTGATACAGACACTACGTCGGCAGATAACTCAACAACTCAGCCTTCACCGGTTGCTGAGCCACCAGCTGACATTACCGGAGCAGAAAATCAAACAGAGGCAAATACGGGTGAAGCTCAAGCTGCAACTAATCAACAAGTTGAACCAACTCCTGATGTTAACGTAGATACACCAAGCGCTAATTCAGCACCAGCCGACGACGTGACGCCAGACTCGGCGGCGGAGGTTGAACAAAATAATGAAACCAAACCCGCCGCGACTCCTACAGATACACCCGAACCAGCTCAGCCAGTAAATCAACCCGAAACTAACCAGACAGCTGAACCTCAAGCCACGCCACCGGCAGCCACGGAAAACACATCGCAACAACCAGCTGAAGCTGCACAAGCAGATACTCCTGGTAATCATCCCAAAAAGATCCTATTAGTTGAAGATGATGATGCGCTCGCAAACACCTATGAAGTTAGGTTGAATGCCGAGGGTTTTAAGACACAGCGCGTGCCTAACGGTGAAGAAGCGCTTTCTGCAGCGTTGGATTATAAGCCAGATCTTATTTTGCTTGATGTGATGATGCCCAAGGTCAGCGGCTTTGACGTGCTAGATATTTTGCGAAATACACCAGAAACAACCAACGTTAAGGTGATTATGCTCACAGCTCTAAGTCAAGAAAGTGACAAAGAGCGAGCTAAATCACTCGGCGTAGACGATTATCTCGTTAAATCACAGGTTGTGATCGCAGATGTTGTAGACAAGATTAAACAACATCTGAGCAGCTGA
- a CDS encoding CTP synthase — translation MAKPTKYIFVTGGVLSGLGKGITAASIGNLLKARNLSVNVQKCDPYLNTDAGTLNPAEHGECFVTKDGAETDLDLGHYERFLDQELTQSSSLMSGRVLRQVIEDERRGKYLGKTVQFIPHVTKAIQKQIKAAAKGFDVHIVEIGGTVGDYEGLSFLEAIRELSFEVGRENSLFVHVVYLPYLGASGELKTKPAQNAVRDLRGLGIVPDVLVARSEDKAPKSVINKLSLFSGVTPEAIALLPNASSIYEVPLTLEDTNITETIAKRLNLRVSRPHLKDWRKMVDRAKAKQNNTVDIGVVAKYMDNQDTYMSVFEALKSAAWANDTNLNLHWINAEKLEGDVDLSPVFQDIDGVVVPGGFGTRALEGKINAARYALANKLPYLGLCLGLQMAVVAAARNGGIKDATSEELDNTSKCLVINTMADQKGKENTGGTMRLGNYPCKLVKKSLAEQVYKTSNIVERHRHRYECNNDFRDQYQAWGIRASGTSPDGHLVEIIEGLDHPFFLASQFHPEFKSRPNRAHPMFSGFIKALK, via the coding sequence GTGGCAAAACCGACTAAATACATTTTTGTAACTGGTGGTGTGCTTTCTGGATTAGGAAAGGGTATTACGGCCGCTTCCATTGGCAACCTCTTAAAAGCTCGTAACTTGAGTGTAAACGTTCAGAAGTGCGACCCTTATTTAAACACCGATGCTGGTACGCTAAATCCGGCAGAACACGGCGAGTGTTTTGTTACTAAGGATGGTGCTGAAACCGATTTGGATCTAGGGCATTATGAAAGGTTTTTAGATCAAGAGTTGACGCAAAGCAGTAGCTTGATGAGCGGGAGAGTATTGCGTCAAGTCATTGAAGACGAGCGCCGTGGTAAGTATCTTGGTAAAACCGTGCAATTTATTCCGCATGTTACGAAGGCAATCCAGAAACAAATCAAGGCGGCTGCCAAAGGGTTTGATGTCCATATTGTAGAAATAGGCGGTACAGTAGGTGATTATGAGGGATTGAGTTTTCTTGAGGCCATCCGTGAACTCTCGTTTGAGGTTGGTCGGGAAAACAGTTTGTTCGTGCACGTTGTATATTTGCCTTATCTTGGTGCAAGCGGTGAGCTGAAGACAAAGCCGGCTCAGAACGCTGTTCGCGACCTTAGAGGACTCGGAATTGTTCCGGATGTATTGGTGGCACGAAGTGAAGATAAGGCGCCTAAATCGGTTATCAATAAACTCAGCTTATTTAGCGGTGTAACGCCAGAAGCCATAGCACTGCTGCCTAATGCCTCGAGTATTTACGAAGTGCCGCTTACACTAGAGGACACTAATATAACCGAGACTATAGCCAAGAGACTAAACTTAAGAGTAAGTAGACCACACCTTAAAGATTGGCGCAAAATGGTGGATCGTGCTAAGGCAAAGCAGAATAACACGGTAGATATTGGAGTTGTCGCCAAATATATGGATAACCAAGATACCTATATGTCGGTTTTTGAGGCACTCAAAAGTGCTGCATGGGCGAATGACACAAACCTAAATCTGCACTGGATCAATGCTGAAAAGCTAGAAGGCGACGTAGATCTCAGCCCGGTGTTCCAGGATATTGACGGGGTTGTCGTGCCTGGCGGGTTTGGTACACGTGCGCTAGAAGGTAAGATTAACGCCGCTCGATATGCCCTCGCCAACAAGCTTCCATATCTCGGTCTATGCCTTGGTCTACAGATGGCAGTAGTGGCTGCTGCACGCAACGGTGGAATCAAAGATGCGACTTCTGAAGAACTCGACAACACCAGCAAGTGTTTGGTGATTAACACTATGGCAGATCAAAAAGGCAAGGAAAATACCGGTGGCACAATGCGTCTGGGTAATTATCCATGTAAGTTGGTGAAAAAGAGTTTAGCTGAACAGGTATACAAAACATCAAACATTGTAGAACGTCACCGTCACCGTTATGAGTGTAATAACGATTTTCGAGATCAATACCAAGCTTGGGGGATTAGAGCGAGTGGTACCAGTCCGGACGGTCACTTGGTAGAGATAATTGAAGGACTCGATCACCCATTCTTTTTGGCGAGCCAGTTTCACCCGGAGTTTAAGTCACGTCCTAATCGCGCCCACCCAATGTTTAGCGGATTTATAAAAGCTTTAAAATAA
- a CDS encoding 50S ribosomal protein L27, protein MSKVKAGGSSKNVHDSPGQRLGVKLFGGQEVKTGQVIVRQTGSTKRAGKGTFISRNYTIHAAKDGVVKFTKRRVRRFTGKSAPRTEVTVE, encoded by the coding sequence ATGAGTAAAGTTAAAGCTGGTGGCTCAAGCAAGAATGTCCATGACAGTCCCGGACAAAGACTGGGCGTCAAACTATTTGGCGGCCAAGAAGTTAAAACTGGTCAAGTAATCGTCCGTCAAACCGGCTCAACCAAACGCGCCGGTAAAGGCACATTTATTTCACGAAATTATACAATCCACGCTGCAAAAGATGGGGTCGTCAAATTTACCAAGCGCCGTGTCCGCCGTTTTACTGGCAAAAGCGCACCGCGCACCGAAGTAACCGTCGAATAA